In one Candidatus Nomurabacteria bacterium genomic region, the following are encoded:
- a CDS encoding histidine phosphatase family protein, with the protein MTARILLARHAQSKDNLAGILGGRRDSVLTPLGILQAQEAARYLQQKGIRPIMVYSSTALRAQQTSEIITSTLNTSTAMLKRDLQERDMGILTGMTKSEALKVDTGGIIIAGKRSFARMPKNGESFPELRARAKRVLGSIIQTHDTGVILVVTHCVTGLMIFAEFYGLDWEDTLKRFHFGNANLVWLDNSLRPQDAVCFQPS; encoded by the coding sequence GTGACAGCGCGAATCTTGCTCGCTCGGCATGCTCAAAGCAAGGACAACCTTGCTGGCATACTGGGTGGTCGTCGAGATTCAGTTCTCACGCCACTCGGTATTTTGCAAGCTCAAGAAGCGGCGCGGTATCTCCAGCAGAAAGGGATACGGCCAATCATGGTCTATTCGTCTACCGCGCTCCGTGCGCAGCAGACGTCAGAAATCATTACGAGTACGCTTAATACATCTACAGCGATGCTTAAGCGCGATCTTCAAGAGCGTGATATGGGCATCCTTACGGGGATGACAAAGTCCGAGGCTCTAAAGGTTGATACCGGTGGTATCATCATCGCCGGCAAAAGAAGCTTTGCTCGGATGCCTAAAAACGGGGAGTCTTTCCCCGAATTACGCGCAAGAGCAAAACGCGTGCTGGGATCAATCATCCAAACGCATGATACGGGCGTGATACTCGTTGTTACGCATTGTGTTACGGGTTTGATGATCTTTGCAGAATTCTATGGTCTAGATTGGGAGGATACTCTCAAACGATTCCATTTTGGTAATGCAAATCTCGTTTGGCTTGATAATAGCCTTCGTCCGCAGGATGCGGTCTGTTTTCAGCCTTCTTAG
- a CDS encoding glycosyltransferase family 2 protein, with the protein MSHKHHFSDYTQSDIRKAEQIFAEQRKSIEPLPAIKDDCIISILVAVYNESLSRIKKQIRSFNSQTLEKDLYELVFIVNNPPIKKTDRSALKQNSLVIKYLSNISHKNIHVIDRSSKGRELTFGNIGEARNIGLLSISKRYFDQKRDGIIIHTDADTFPKDDQYLAKVKRAFDIPKVYGAAGGIRFVLSLDNNTKKNRGFFEAHLSVFHKYVRWNFLLSALETDVSRLKFEPTTFSGAHMISRAIASICVGGIKQVNRTEDYLFGVSLLEFAKKHHGKILSMRDKWIMITSLRESTRSGTSFGPIFNNIKETNGKPLVRDTATPFFPVFAKRLLIKMAKLPNNQQMITANHFFDISLKISKEELLAIKKLISQLKKIEDTNKYYVIYEEIRAKDTHTILHKFFNRLYKLMYPKIQLNDNALADLQKKVFAHPKRKAYALNAIKYYGTYYLD; encoded by the coding sequence ATGTCTCATAAACATCATTTTTCTGATTATACTCAAAGCGATATCCGAAAAGCTGAGCAAATATTTGCTGAACAGAGAAAAAGCATAGAGCCACTCCCAGCCATCAAAGATGATTGTATTATCAGCATCCTCGTAGCTGTATATAACGAATCTCTTTCACGCATTAAAAAACAAATACGTAGCTTTAACTCACAAACCTTAGAGAAAGACCTCTACGAACTTGTTTTTATAGTTAATAATCCTCCGATTAAAAAAACTGACCGCAGCGCTCTAAAGCAGAACTCACTAGTTATTAAGTACTTGTCAAATATTTCTCATAAAAATATTCATGTAATCGATCGTTCATCAAAAGGACGAGAATTAACTTTTGGCAATATCGGCGAAGCTAGAAATATCGGTCTTTTGAGTATTTCAAAACGTTATTTTGATCAAAAAAGAGACGGGATTATTATACATACTGATGCCGACACCTTTCCAAAAGATGATCAGTATCTCGCCAAAGTTAAAAGAGCTTTTGATATCCCAAAAGTTTACGGCGCGGCCGGTGGTATCAGATTCGTGCTTTCGTTAGATAATAATACGAAAAAGAATAGAGGCTTTTTTGAAGCTCATCTTTCCGTTTTTCATAAATACGTTAGATGGAACTTTTTATTAAGCGCACTTGAAACAGATGTATCAAGACTAAAGTTTGAGCCAACTACATTTTCAGGCGCTCATATGATTTCACGTGCTATAGCATCTATTTGCGTAGGCGGTATTAAGCAAGTGAATCGAACCGAAGACTACCTGTTCGGTGTATCGCTGCTTGAATTTGCAAAAAAACATCACGGGAAAATTCTCAGTATGAGAGATAAGTGGATAATGATTACTTCCTTGAGGGAATCTACCCGGTCAGGCACTTCATTCGGTCCAATATTTAATAATATCAAAGAAACTAACGGCAAACCACTCGTTAGAGACACAGCCACACCTTTTTTTCCAGTTTTTGCTAAAAGACTGCTAATAAAAATGGCAAAACTACCAAATAATCAACAAATGATTACAGCTAACCATTTTTTTGATATAAGTCTTAAAATTTCAAAAGAGGAGTTGCTTGCTATAAAGAAATTAATATCGCAACTAAAAAAAATAGAGGATACTAACAAATATTACGTTATCTACGAAGAAATACGCGCCAAGGATACACACACGATCTTGCATAAGTTTTTTAATAGACTCTATAAATTAATGTATCCAAAGATACAACTTAACGATAATGCATTAGCCGACCTACAAAAAAAAGTGTTTGCTCACCCAAAGAGAAAAGCCTATGCACTAAATGCGATCAAATATTATGGGACCTACTATTTAGATTGA
- a CDS encoding glycosyltransferase, translating into MELFQNAKGLLFPIQWDEVFGLVMIEAMSCGTPVIGWNRGSVPEVVQHGETGFVVSSTEEMIDAINNIDKINRKACRNRVERLFSVNKMVQGYNNVYHRIVQKNKRDVEQKKQS; encoded by the coding sequence ATCGAATTATTTCAGAATGCGAAAGGCCTGCTTTTCCCAATTCAATGGGACGAAGTATTTGGTCTCGTTATGATTGAAGCAATGTCTTGCGGTACTCCTGTAATCGGCTGGAACCGAGGATCCGTACCAGAGGTTGTACAACATGGTGAAACAGGTTTCGTTGTATCTTCAACTGAAGAAATGATTGATGCAATCAACAACATTGATAAAATTAATAGAAAAGCATGTAGAAACCGTGTTGAAAGACTATTTAGTGTGAATAAAATGGTTCAAGGATATAACAACGTATACCATCGTATTGTTCAAAAGAATAAGAGAGACGTAGAGCAAAAGAAACAAAGTTAA
- a CDS encoding glycosyltransferase: protein MFKFSNTPKDYFLCIGRLTEVKGIHLAIEAAKATNSKLVIAGKSYANEGYWQEHIEPHIDGTMISYVGEADLERKNRIISECERPAFPNSMGRSIWSRYD, encoded by the coding sequence GTGTTTAAGTTTAGTAATACGCCTAAAGACTATTTCTTGTGCATTGGTAGACTTACTGAAGTAAAAGGTATTCATCTGGCTATTGAGGCTGCCAAAGCAACCAATTCTAAACTCGTAATCGCTGGGAAAAGCTACGCTAACGAAGGATACTGGCAAGAACATATCGAACCGCATATTGATGGTACAATGATTAGCTACGTTGGCGAAGCTGATCTAGAAAGAAAAAATCGAATTATTTCAGAATGCGAAAGGCCTGCTTTTCCCAATTCAATGGGACGAAGTATTTGGTCTCGTTATGATTGA
- a CDS encoding glycosyltransferase, producing the protein MKIAQLVSNLYPVDPRSTKAIYSHTGELSDALAKQGHTVTVFGSADSKVKTLLHGYPSRSLALSSLPETAIRNHTHALISQCYSRASEFDIIHSHFSLLSSFFIQTLLLPLLYHRFIPLLQKN; encoded by the coding sequence ATGAAGATAGCCCAACTCGTCTCAAACCTATACCCAGTTGACCCTCGATCAACTAAAGCTATTTATTCACATACAGGCGAACTGTCTGACGCTCTCGCAAAACAAGGGCATACCGTTACCGTATTTGGCTCAGCGGATTCAAAAGTAAAAACTCTGCTACACGGTTACCCATCTCGCTCACTAGCCCTATCATCCTTGCCCGAAACTGCTATCAGAAACCACACTCACGCATTAATCTCACAATGCTACAGCAGAGCAAGTGAATTTGATATAATTCACTCTCATTTTTCTTTATTGAGTTCTTTTTTCATTCAAACCTTGTTACTACCCCTACTGTATCATCGGTTCATACCACTATTACAGAAGAATTAA
- a CDS encoding glycosyltransferase, protein MHKPTDSKGILKFFSTMDIAILPSLFDVSPTVVLEAASQGIGTIISSSVGWVNHYRKTGNAEWIGDFNKPKTIVKKIEKLAGTPLSAKLISLFEKEHDPEKIFKQYIKLFKSLI, encoded by the coding sequence GTGCACAAACCCACTGATAGTAAGGGGATTTTAAAATTCTTCAGTACAATGGACATCGCCATATTGCCTTCTTTGTTCGACGTATCTCCCACCGTTGTCCTAGAAGCTGCTTCACAAGGCATTGGAACCATTATCTCATCCTCTGTAGGATGGGTAAACCATTACCGAAAAACTGGCAACGCTGAATGGATTGGCGATTTTAACAAACCCAAAACCATAGTAAAAAAGATTGAAAAACTAGCCGGAACACCGCTTTCAGCAAAATTAATAAGTTTGTTCGAGAAAGAGCACGACCCTGAAAAAATATTTAAACAATATATCAAGTTATTTAAATCATTAATTTAA
- a CDS encoding peroxiredoxin produces MSHLTEGARVPEVVFKTRVRDESVDGPNPYRWQDLSTNDIFAGKKIVLFSLPGAYTPTCSSTHLPGYEAANDDFKALGVDQVICLSVNDAFVMFNWGKAQNVEKTFLLPDGNGDFTRGMGMLVKKSNLGFGDRSWRYSMYVVDGEIKKMFVEPGFSDDCPTDPFEISDAKTMLDYLKTQQ; encoded by the coding sequence ATGTCTCATTTAACAGAAGGCGCTCGCGTACCTGAGGTTGTATTTAAAACCCGCGTAAGAGATGAGAGCGTCGATGGTCCTAACCCGTATCGCTGGCAGGATCTCTCGACCAACGATATCTTTGCTGGTAAAAAAATTGTCTTGTTCTCATTACCTGGCGCATATACCCCTACCTGCTCATCAACGCATCTTCCTGGTTACGAAGCTGCAAACGATGATTTTAAAGCGCTTGGTGTTGACCAAGTTATCTGTCTCTCCGTTAACGATGCTTTCGTAATGTTCAACTGGGGCAAAGCACAGAATGTAGAAAAAACCTTCTTGCTTCCAGATGGTAATGGTGACTTCACTCGTGGCATGGGTATGCTCGTAAAAAAGAGCAATCTCGGCTTCGGTGACCGCTCCTGGCGCTACTCAATGTATGTTGTAGACGGCGAAATCAAGAAGATGTTCGTAGAACCTGGCTTCTCTGATGACTGTCCTACAGATCCGTTTGAGATCTCAGATGCGAAGACCATGCTTGATTATCTAAAGACGCAACAGTAA
- the xth gene encoding exodeoxyribonuclease III, whose translation MSKTLSIVSWNVNGIRAAEKKGFLEWFHTSDYDIVCLQETKAHVGQLSPELVHPEGYESYWSSAIRKGYSGTAIYTRLSPILAITTFGDPFLDGEGRIVLLEFEKFFLFNVYFPNGGSGEERLAFKLEFYRRFLKLIEGYRQIKPIVVCGDVNTAHTEIDLARPKENAKVSGFMPIEREWVDKLVETGYIDTFRLFEKEGGHYTWWDMKSGARARNVGWRIDYFFVSNELEKNVKKAWTNPEKEGSDHCPVGLTLSF comes from the coding sequence ATGTCGAAAACCCTTTCAATTGTCTCATGGAACGTTAATGGCATTCGTGCTGCAGAGAAAAAAGGTTTTCTTGAGTGGTTTCATACCTCAGACTATGACATTGTGTGCTTGCAAGAGACAAAAGCGCATGTTGGCCAGCTTTCACCTGAACTCGTTCATCCTGAGGGCTATGAGTCGTATTGGAGCTCGGCTATTCGTAAAGGCTATAGCGGAACTGCAATTTATACTCGTCTCTCACCTATCCTTGCTATCACCACGTTTGGCGATCCCTTTTTGGACGGCGAAGGAAGAATCGTTCTGCTTGAATTTGAAAAGTTCTTTTTATTTAACGTGTATTTTCCAAACGGTGGTTCTGGCGAAGAACGATTAGCATTTAAATTAGAATTTTACCGACGTTTTCTTAAGCTCATCGAAGGGTACCGTCAAATAAAACCCATTGTTGTTTGTGGGGATGTAAATACGGCACATACAGAAATTGACCTTGCGAGACCAAAAGAAAATGCCAAAGTCAGTGGCTTTATGCCCATCGAACGTGAATGGGTTGATAAGCTTGTTGAAACTGGCTATATCGATACCTTTCGACTCTTTGAAAAAGAAGGTGGGCACTATACCTGGTGGGATATGAAAAGTGGTGCCAGAGCAAGAAATGTAGGCTGGAGAATCGATTACTTCTTTGTTTCAAATGAGCTAGAAAAAAACGTAAAAAAAGCCTGGACAAATCCAGAAAAAGAAGGCTCAGATCATTGCCCAGTTGGATTAACCCTCTCATTTTGA
- a CDS encoding replication-associated recombination protein A has product MTDLFDLAASQRDQSWRPLAERMRPKTFDDFVGQKKLVGKTASLRRMIEADDLASMIFWGPPGTGKTSLARLIATITASKFVEISAVLSGVPEIREVLKTAESDLKWHTVRTILFIDEIHRLNKSQQDALLPAVERGLIVLIGATTENPSFEVNRALLSRSKVFVFERVEAEELEVVLVHAVEIEKASRKIGITVDDGLLHRVAQMADGDVRQALTVLEMLIKSAAATPKGDKHLSVAELEDLLQKGFLAYDKNGEEYYNLISALHKSLRGNDADAGVYWLARMLEAGADPLYIARRLVRFASEDVGLADSQALILAVAAYQSCHFIGMPECAVNLSHLVGYLAKAPKSIDAYRAYNNAAKEVRENPNDGVPFAIRNAPTSLMKDLGYGKGYIYTPDNPQAKQDFLPDRIKTKRFW; this is encoded by the coding sequence ATGACAGATCTATTTGATTTAGCTGCGTCTCAACGAGATCAAAGCTGGCGACCGCTTGCAGAAAGAATGCGTCCAAAAACATTTGATGATTTTGTTGGACAAAAGAAATTAGTCGGAAAAACGGCCTCATTACGTCGAATGATCGAGGCGGATGATTTAGCGTCAATGATTTTTTGGGGTCCACCAGGTACAGGCAAAACATCGCTTGCACGCTTGATTGCTACCATTACTGCATCAAAATTTGTTGAAATCTCGGCGGTATTATCTGGAGTGCCTGAAATACGCGAAGTATTAAAAACAGCAGAGAGTGATCTTAAATGGCATACGGTTCGCACAATCTTGTTTATAGATGAGATTCATCGCTTAAATAAATCCCAACAAGATGCTTTGCTGCCTGCCGTTGAACGTGGGTTGATCGTTCTGATAGGCGCCACCACAGAAAATCCAAGTTTTGAAGTAAATCGCGCATTATTATCACGCTCAAAAGTATTTGTTTTTGAACGTGTAGAAGCGGAAGAGCTTGAAGTAGTGCTTGTTCACGCTGTAGAAATTGAAAAAGCATCTCGAAAGATTGGTATTACGGTTGATGATGGATTATTGCATCGCGTAGCTCAAATGGCTGACGGCGATGTTCGTCAAGCGCTTACGGTACTTGAAATGCTCATTAAGTCTGCTGCAGCGACACCTAAGGGTGATAAACATCTTTCCGTGGCAGAATTAGAAGACTTATTGCAAAAGGGTTTTCTTGCCTATGATAAAAATGGCGAAGAGTATTACAACTTAATTTCTGCACTTCATAAGTCATTACGAGGTAATGATGCGGACGCTGGTGTCTATTGGTTAGCGCGAATGCTCGAAGCAGGTGCAGATCCTCTTTATATTGCAAGACGGCTCGTTCGTTTTGCTTCTGAAGACGTAGGTCTAGCGGATTCACAGGCACTTATTCTTGCTGTTGCCGCTTATCAATCGTGTCATTTTATTGGGATGCCAGAATGTGCGGTAAATTTGTCGCATCTTGTTGGTTATCTCGCCAAAGCACCAAAATCTATTGATGCGTACCGTGCATACAATAATGCCGCCAAAGAAGTGAGAGAAAATCCAAATGACGGTGTTCCATTCGCTATCCGTAATGCCCCAACATCTCTCATGAAAGATCTCGGATATGGAAAGGGTTATATTTATACGCCCGATAATCCACAAGCGAAACAGGATTTTTTACCAGACAGAATCAAGACAAAAAGATTCTGGTAA
- a CDS encoding penicillin-binding protein 2 — MRSTRASYQITSKKASQEPSFEGRLLLVTVLFSLLAVIILGRLFQLQVVEGKTYKILASDQHEVQAQLVPRRGTLYVQDRFDQTLHPVAKDRDAWQVFMLKREMKEDQATSSAVALGPVLDIPPEELLAKFLSPTTTYAVLAREVDANKSDEIKALKIPGIGVTKVLARFYPEQGLGGQVFGFVGQDDAGKRQGKYGIEGEMDAQLSGTYGSLSIEKDARGRRLSIGTTDLSYAVDGSDIVLTLDRTIQYEACQHAADAVARYQADSASITVMDPKTGEIWAMCSAPDYDPANYRMIDDIGVLNNPATFVQFEPGSTFKAFTLAAGIDAEKINPNTTYVDTGEEKIDDFTIRNSDKLAHGTQTMSQVLEESLNTGTIFVQRLLGKDLFKDYMEKFGFGKRTGIEVAAEASGDLRPLEKKGQIYAATASFGQGISVTPIQMLSAFGALANNGLLMQPHLVKEIIHPDGTVIKTPIQELRQVISSRSSRLIGGMLVGVVEKGHGKHAGVPGYYVAGKTGTAQIPDTKNGGYLTDGTIGNFAGYAPVENPRFVMYVKIVKPRTVQYAESSAAPVFGEMASFLLSYLQVPPERPYTKKPELPPLPVVTSTTATKEADPTASSTENGTH; from the coding sequence ATGCGCAGTACTCGGGCCTCTTATCAGATAACGTCAAAAAAAGCCTCTCAAGAACCAAGTTTTGAAGGCCGTCTTTTGCTTGTTACGGTTCTTTTTAGTCTTTTAGCCGTTATTATCCTTGGTCGTTTATTCCAACTGCAAGTCGTAGAAGGTAAGACCTATAAAATCCTTGCTTCAGATCAGCATGAGGTGCAGGCACAGCTTGTCCCACGTCGTGGAACGCTCTATGTACAAGATCGTTTTGACCAAACATTACATCCCGTCGCGAAAGATCGTGATGCATGGCAGGTTTTCATGTTAAAGCGAGAAATGAAAGAAGACCAAGCAACAAGCTCGGCCGTAGCACTTGGTCCTGTCTTAGATATTCCGCCTGAAGAATTATTAGCAAAGTTTCTTTCGCCTACAACCACCTATGCAGTTTTAGCACGTGAGGTAGACGCGAATAAAAGTGATGAGATAAAGGCGTTAAAAATACCAGGCATCGGTGTGACCAAGGTATTAGCGCGTTTTTATCCAGAGCAAGGTTTAGGTGGTCAGGTCTTTGGCTTTGTCGGACAAGATGATGCTGGTAAGCGACAAGGTAAATATGGCATTGAAGGTGAAATGGATGCGCAACTCTCTGGTACTTACGGATCTCTCTCAATTGAGAAAGATGCGCGTGGTCGTCGTTTGAGTATTGGTACGACAGATTTGTCTTATGCCGTTGATGGTTCTGATATTGTTTTGACGCTCGATCGAACCATTCAATATGAAGCCTGTCAGCACGCCGCTGATGCCGTCGCACGTTACCAAGCAGATAGCGCAAGTATCACGGTGATGGATCCAAAGACAGGGGAGATCTGGGCTATGTGTAGCGCCCCTGATTATGATCCAGCAAATTATCGAATGATTGATGATATTGGTGTCTTAAATAATCCAGCGACGTTTGTGCAATTTGAACCAGGATCTACATTTAAAGCCTTTACACTCGCTGCTGGTATTGATGCAGAAAAGATTAATCCAAATACAACATACGTTGATACCGGCGAAGAAAAGATTGATGACTTTACCATTCGTAACTCAGATAAATTAGCACATGGCACACAGACCATGTCTCAAGTCTTAGAAGAATCATTAAACACAGGTACTATTTTTGTACAGCGCTTATTAGGCAAGGACTTATTCAAGGACTATATGGAAAAGTTTGGCTTTGGCAAAAGAACGGGCATAGAAGTTGCCGCAGAAGCTTCAGGTGATTTGCGTCCACTTGAGAAGAAGGGTCAGATTTATGCAGCAACCGCCTCTTTTGGACAAGGTATTTCTGTAACGCCAATACAAATGTTGTCTGCTTTTGGTGCTCTGGCAAATAACGGTCTGTTGATGCAGCCGCATTTAGTAAAAGAGATTATCCATCCTGATGGGACGGTCATTAAAACCCCTATTCAAGAACTACGACAAGTTATCTCATCTCGTTCTTCTCGTTTAATTGGTGGAATGCTTGTTGGTGTTGTTGAAAAAGGTCATGGTAAGCATGCGGGTGTACCTGGTTATTATGTTGCTGGTAAAACAGGTACAGCACAGATCCCAGACACAAAGAATGGTGGCTACCTAACAGATGGAACTATCGGTAATTTCGCCGGTTATGCACCGGTTGAAAACCCACGCTTTGTTATGTACGTAAAAATCGTTAAGCCTCGTACGGTGCAATATGCCGAATCTTCAGCCGCTCCAGTATTTGGTGAGATGGCGAGCTTCTTACTCTCTTATTTGCAGGTACCACCAGAACGTCCGTATACAAAGAAACCAGAGCTACCTCCGCTTCCTGTTGTTACATCTACTACAGCTACAAAAGAAGCTGATCCTACAGCTTCATCCACAGAAAACGGAACACATTGA